The DNA window GCAGGTCCATGCGCACCAGCTCCGGGTGGTGGTGCAGCATCAGCGAGGTCTCGATCACCGCAGCGTGCTCCAGCGCGAAGCCGGGAAAGCCGTGCGGGAACACGTTCGCCAGGGTCTGTTCGGTGAGGAAGTCCCAGTACTCCAGGCGCATGACGCGCAGCGGGCTTCCCGGGCCGAGTTCGCGCAGCGCCAGGTCGATGCCCTCGGTGACGAACCACTGGTTCTCGTAATGCCCGACCACCACCACCAGCTTGCGCACGCCGTGGCGGGCGAATTCGCGGATGACGTCGCGGGTGATCTGGATCAGGCTGGCGCCGTCCAGGCTGGTGGTGCCGGGGAAGTGCTGGCCGCCGCCGCACTTGGGCTGGGACTTGTAGCCGTAGCTCAGCGCGGGCGCGACGATGCCGTCGAGGCGCGCCGCGGCGCCGGCCGCCACGGCAGTGGCCAGCAGGGCATCGGTGCCGAGCGGCAAGTGCGGGCCGTGCTGTTCGAGCGCGCCGCAGGGCAGGAACATCACCGGGCTGTCCTCGGCGATGCGGTCCCTGTACGCCATCCAGCTCATGCGGTCCATCATCACGGGGTTCATTCCATCCTCCTTTCGTGGCAAGCGGGCGTATCAATAGCGTTCACAGGCCCTACGCCATCAGCGCCCCGCCGTTGGGGCTGAGGGTCTGGCCGCAGTAATAGCTGGCGTGCGCGGAGGCGAGGAACACGGCGGTGGCGGCGATCTCCTCCGGGCGGCCGACGCGCCCCATCGGCACGTCGGCCTCCTTCGCCGCCCAGGCCGCGCTCATCTGCTCGAGCCCCAGCATGGGCGTGTCCACCGGCCCGGGGGCGATGGCGTTGATGCGCACCCTTGGCGCGAACTCGCGCGCCAGCGAGCGCGTCAGCGTGATGACCCCGGCCTTGGCCGCCGTGTACGCGGTGAATCCGGCGCGGCCGAGATAGCCCAGTTCGGACGCCACGTTGATGATGCAGCCGTTGCCGCGGCTCAGCATGGCAGGCAGCGCGGCCTGGCAGCACAGGAACACGGACTTGAGGTCGGTGGCCAGCACATGGTCCCATTGCGCCTCGCTGATGTCCAGAAAGGGTTTCTCCAGCAGGATGCCGGCGTTGTTGACCAGGATGTCGACGCCGCCGTGGCGCCGCAGGCAGGCGTCCATCATGCCGCGCACCGCGACGCCCTGCGACACGTCGGCCTCCACCGCCCAGGCCGACCCGCCCGCAGCCTCGATCAGCGCCACGGTTTCATCCGCCAGTTCCGCACGGCCGAGGTGATTGACGATGACCGTCGCGCCCGCGTCGGCCATGGCCACGGCCATGGCGCGGCCGATGCCGGTGGCGGCGCCTGTCACCAACGCCGTCCTGCCCGTGAAGTCGTCATCGCGCACCGCGCCTCAGACCGCCGTGAGGAAGGACACGCCCACCGCGCCGTAGAAGCCTTCGGCTTTGCCCGCGCCGGCCTTGACCACGCCGTAGTCGTCGCTCAGCACGCGCTTGACGCGGTGGCGATGGAAGCCGCGCAGCAGGGTGGACATCGGGAGCACCTGCATATCTTTGTCGGCATACAGCTCGCGGTGCAAAGCCGGCAGTCGGTGCCAGGGCGCGGTGGGCTTCTCGTGGTGCGCGTTGTGATAGCTGAAGTTGAGCAGCAGCAGATTGAGCCAGGGGTGGCCGACCGAGACCAGGTTGGAATAGGTGTTGTGCTGCTCGTAGTCGTGGTCGCGCACCTTGTCGCCGGGAATGCTGCCGCCGGTGAGCACGGCGAAGGCGTCGTAGGTGTGCTGGTAGGCGTCGGCGAAGCGCAGCACCGTGATGAACAGCAGGTAGGCGACGAAATACAGCAGCACGGCCTTGGGCGAAACCCAAGCCAGCGCGGCGAAGAACGCCAGGCGCGCGGCCAGCACGGCCAGGATGCGCTTGCGGCCCGCAGCGCGCTGCGGCTCGATGAAGGGCAGCAGCATGACGTAGGCGCGCATGATGAATTCGACCGCCGGGATGTAGGCCCATTCCAGTGCCACCACCAGCGCGCGCAGCCACGCCGGCGCGGTGCGCAGGAAGCGCTTGTAGTCGAAGGTGATGACGTCGGCGCGGTCGATGTGGTGCCGCATGTGCTTGCGCCGCAGGTCGGCGAACGGTGCGTAGCAGCTGCCGTTGATCCAGCTCATCGCCGTGCCGCCGCGCTGGTTCGCGGCATTGGTCCTGAAGATCGTGCCGTGGGCGAATTCGTGCAGGAAATAGGCCGAGTAGGTCAGCGCATGGGCGAGCAGGAGCACGCCCACCGCGTTGAGCCACCAGGCATCCGCAAGCAGCAGCGCCAGGCCGGCGATGTAGCCGAGGACCGTATAGCCCAAGGCAAGAGCATTGGGGGCGGCGCTGTCGTCGTAGCGAAAGATGGTGCTTGCCATCATGGGTCTCCAGGACTTCGGCTTTGCGGGAGG is part of the Thiomonas sp. X19 genome and encodes:
- a CDS encoding SDR family NAD(P)-dependent oxidoreductase, producing MRDDDFTGRTALVTGAATGIGRAMAVAMADAGATVIVNHLGRAELADETVALIEAAGGSAWAVEADVSQGVAVRGMMDACLRRHGGVDILVNNAGILLEKPFLDISEAQWDHVLATDLKSVFLCCQAALPAMLSRGNGCIINVASELGYLGRAGFTAYTAAKAGVITLTRSLAREFAPRVRINAIAPGPVDTPMLGLEQMSAAWAAKEADVPMGRVGRPEEIAATAVFLASAHASYYCGQTLSPNGGALMA
- a CDS encoding fatty acid desaturase, whose amino-acid sequence is MASTIFRYDDSAAPNALALGYTVLGYIAGLALLLADAWWLNAVGVLLLAHALTYSAYFLHEFAHGTIFRTNAANQRGGTAMSWINGSCYAPFADLRRKHMRHHIDRADVITFDYKRFLRTAPAWLRALVVALEWAYIPAVEFIMRAYVMLLPFIEPQRAAGRKRILAVLAARLAFFAALAWVSPKAVLLYFVAYLLFITVLRFADAYQHTYDAFAVLTGGSIPGDKVRDHDYEQHNTYSNLVSVGHPWLNLLLLNFSYHNAHHEKPTAPWHRLPALHRELYADKDMQVLPMSTLLRGFHRHRVKRVLSDDYGVVKAGAGKAEGFYGAVGVSFLTAV
- a CDS encoding creatininase; protein product: MAYRDRIAEDSPVMFLPCGALEQHGPHLPLGTDALLATAVAAGAAARLDGIVAPALSYGYKSQPKCGGGQHFPGTTSLDGASLIQITRDVIREFARHGVRKLVVVVGHYENQWFVTEGIDLALRELGPGSPLRVMRLEYWDFLTEQTLANVFPHGFPGFALEHAAVIETSLMLHHHPELVRMDLLPDDGPAQFPPYDIYPPRPAWVPPSGVLSSARGADAAKGAAMSQELTERLVAAIRAEFGG